A single genomic interval of Nonomuraea rubra harbors:
- a CDS encoding ArsR/SmtB family transcription factor, with product MAERAADTADVVGDVLAALADPTRRQLLDLLSASGQASATTLADGLPVTRQAVAKHLAVLEAAGLVESVKVGREVRYAVRPEALETTARWMAALAADWDRRLARIKRFAEAAEESLHRTKE from the coding sequence ATGGCTGAACGCGCCGCCGACACCGCCGACGTCGTCGGCGACGTCCTCGCCGCCCTGGCCGACCCGACCCGCCGGCAGCTGCTGGACCTGCTCTCCGCCAGCGGCCAGGCCTCCGCGACGACGCTGGCCGACGGGCTGCCGGTCACCCGCCAGGCGGTGGCCAAGCACCTGGCCGTCCTGGAGGCGGCCGGGCTGGTCGAGAGCGTGAAGGTCGGCCGCGAGGTCCGCTACGCGGTGCGCCCGGAGGCGCTGGAGACGACCGCCCGCTGGATGGCCGCGCTGGCCGCCGACTGGGATCGCCGCCTGGCCAGGATCAAACGTTTCGCGGAAGCGGCCGAGGAGAGCCTGCACCGTACCAAGGAGTGA
- a CDS encoding SRPBCC domain-containing protein translates to MSEAATKEHTMIGDRIEREIVIAASPERVWPLVAEPGFWAADDETFRGTTVTEGQSLVVRNAEHGDFPMRVEKVDPPRYLACRWVSAFPGEELREGNSTLVEFTLTPEGEGTRLRVVESGFAALPTSEDNRRNIVDDHTSGWKQCFDALAARAG, encoded by the coding sequence ATGAGTGAAGCGGCAACGAAGGAGCACACCATGATCGGTGACCGGATCGAACGTGAGATCGTCATCGCCGCCAGTCCCGAACGGGTCTGGCCGCTGGTGGCCGAGCCCGGGTTCTGGGCGGCCGACGACGAGACCTTCCGCGGCACGACGGTCACGGAAGGCCAGTCGCTGGTGGTCAGGAACGCCGAGCACGGCGACTTCCCGATGCGGGTGGAGAAGGTCGATCCGCCGAGGTACCTGGCCTGCCGGTGGGTGAGCGCGTTCCCCGGTGAGGAGTTGCGCGAGGGCAACTCCACGCTGGTGGAGTTCACCCTGACGCCCGAAGGTGAGGGCACCCGGTTGCGGGTGGTGGAGAGCGGGTTCGCGGCGCTGCCCACCTCCGAGGACAACCGCCGCAACATCGTCGACGACCACACCTCCGGCTGGAAGCAGTGCTTCGACGCGCTGGCCGCCCGCGCCGGGTGA
- a CDS encoding ATP-binding protein, protein MADTGWHPPENQVTLLGRRGEREAIERLLSRAWSGRSGALVIRGEAGIGKTALLRHARGTAAGFRVEHATGIESEAGFAYAGLHQLCAPLLDRLPALPGPQQAALGVAFGLRAGDPPDRFLVGLAVLGLLAEAAEERPLLCLVDDAQWLDEVSAQTLGFVARRVEAERVALVFALRDSRTDPGGTELFGRLPDLGLGGLSDADARALLATAVRTPLDEQVRDRIIAEARGNPLALLELPRSAQPAKLAGGFGLPDALNVPRRVEQSFQHRSAGLPADTQLLLLVAAAEPVGDADLMWRAAEYVGIGTEAATPAEAAGLLEIGTRVRFSHPLVRSAVYRAAVPAERRRVHRALAEATDPRTDPDRRAWHRAQAVLGSDEEAAAELERSAGRARARGGLAAAAAFLERAVALTPGAAGRARRALAAAQAKNQAGAPDAALELLTVAADGPSDALHRARIEVLRAQIAFHTIRGNEVPGMLLDAAKMLAPLDAALSRETYLQAIEASFHAGRLGRGRGLPEAAEAAQTAPAPTTPPRPVDLLLDGLAARFTQGYEASAPGLQRALRMFRGHEPRAEDDNRRWLWLACHVAAMLWDDEAIYALAGRIVRLTREAGALATLPAALNALATVLVHTGELARAAELVAEEHAITQATGAPPLPNARLTLAAWRGRQPETAELYAAMVRNATERGEGATIGLGQYALAVLHNGLGNYDDALAAAAPPCEHDELANSSVALHELIEAAVRAGQPARAAAALERVSPRARASGTQWALGLEARSRALTSTGPAAEALYREAVQRLSECRMATHLARAHLVYGEWLRREGRRQDAREQLRTAHELLSGMGAEAFAARAARELRATGEQPRKRTVQPADARTAQELLTARELLIARLVATGATSGEIGAQLFLSPRTIDAHLRNIFRKLNVTSRRQLRNLQLP, encoded by the coding sequence GTGGCGGACACCGGCTGGCACCCGCCGGAGAATCAGGTGACGCTCCTGGGGCGGCGTGGCGAGCGCGAGGCGATCGAACGGCTGCTCAGCAGGGCATGGTCCGGGCGCAGCGGCGCGCTGGTGATCCGCGGTGAGGCCGGCATCGGCAAGACCGCACTGCTCCGGCACGCCCGCGGCACCGCGGCCGGGTTCCGGGTGGAGCACGCGACCGGCATCGAGTCCGAGGCGGGGTTCGCCTACGCCGGGCTGCACCAGTTGTGCGCGCCGCTGCTGGACCGGCTCCCAGCGCTGCCCGGCCCGCAGCAGGCCGCGTTGGGCGTGGCGTTCGGGCTGCGCGCCGGTGACCCGCCGGACCGGTTCCTGGTCGGGCTGGCCGTGCTCGGCCTGCTGGCCGAGGCCGCCGAGGAACGGCCGCTGCTGTGCCTGGTGGACGACGCGCAGTGGCTGGACGAGGTCTCCGCGCAGACCCTCGGGTTCGTGGCCCGGCGGGTGGAGGCCGAGCGGGTGGCGCTGGTGTTCGCGCTGCGCGACTCGCGCACCGACCCGGGCGGCACCGAGCTGTTCGGCCGGCTGCCGGACCTGGGCCTGGGCGGGCTCAGTGACGCGGACGCGCGGGCGTTGCTGGCCACAGCGGTCAGGACGCCGCTGGACGAGCAGGTGCGCGACCGGATCATCGCCGAGGCCCGCGGCAACCCTCTGGCGCTGCTGGAACTGCCCCGGAGCGCGCAGCCGGCGAAGCTGGCGGGCGGGTTCGGGCTGCCGGACGCGCTGAACGTGCCGCGCCGGGTCGAGCAGAGTTTCCAGCACCGGTCGGCCGGCCTCCCGGCCGACACGCAGCTGCTGCTGCTGGTCGCGGCGGCCGAACCGGTCGGCGATGCGGACCTGATGTGGCGTGCCGCCGAGTACGTGGGCATCGGCACCGAGGCGGCCACGCCGGCGGAGGCGGCGGGGTTGCTGGAGATCGGCACCCGGGTGCGGTTCTCGCATCCGCTGGTGCGCTCGGCCGTCTACCGGGCCGCCGTACCGGCTGAGCGCCGGCGCGTGCACCGGGCGCTGGCCGAGGCCACCGACCCGCGGACGGACCCTGACCGCCGTGCCTGGCACCGGGCGCAGGCGGTGCTCGGCAGCGACGAGGAAGCCGCCGCCGAGCTGGAGCGCTCGGCCGGGCGGGCACGCGCCCGCGGCGGGCTGGCCGCCGCGGCCGCGTTCCTGGAACGAGCGGTGGCGCTGACCCCCGGCGCCGCCGGCCGTGCGCGCCGGGCGCTGGCCGCCGCGCAGGCCAAGAACCAGGCCGGCGCACCGGACGCCGCGCTGGAGCTGCTGACGGTCGCGGCGGACGGGCCGTCGGACGCGCTGCACCGCGCCCGAATCGAGGTGCTGCGCGCCCAGATCGCCTTCCACACCATCCGGGGAAACGAGGTGCCCGGCATGCTGCTGGACGCGGCCAAGATGCTCGCACCGCTGGATGCCGCGCTGTCCCGCGAGACCTACCTGCAGGCCATCGAGGCGTCCTTCCACGCCGGTCGCCTCGGCCGCGGCCGAGGGTTGCCGGAGGCGGCGGAAGCCGCCCAGACCGCCCCCGCCCCCACAACGCCGCCACGGCCGGTCGACCTCCTGCTCGACGGCCTGGCCGCGAGGTTCACGCAAGGGTACGAAGCCAGCGCCCCCGGCCTGCAGCGGGCGCTGCGGATGTTCCGCGGCCATGAGCCCCGGGCTGAGGACGACAACCGTCGCTGGCTGTGGCTGGCCTGCCACGTCGCGGCCATGTTGTGGGACGACGAGGCGATCTACGCGCTGGCCGGACGCATCGTCCGGCTCACCCGCGAAGCGGGCGCGCTGGCCACGCTTCCCGCCGCGCTCAACGCCCTGGCCACCGTGCTCGTGCACACCGGCGAGCTCGCCCGCGCCGCCGAGCTGGTCGCCGAGGAGCACGCGATCACGCAGGCGACCGGGGCCCCGCCGCTGCCCAACGCCAGGCTCACGCTCGCCGCCTGGCGCGGCCGGCAGCCCGAGACCGCCGAGCTGTACGCCGCCATGGTCCGCAACGCGACGGAGCGGGGCGAGGGCGCGACGATCGGCCTGGGCCAGTACGCGCTGGCGGTGCTGCACAACGGCCTGGGCAACTACGACGACGCGCTCGCCGCCGCGGCGCCGCCGTGCGAGCACGACGAGCTGGCGAACAGCAGCGTCGCCCTGCACGAGCTCATCGAGGCGGCGGTGCGCGCCGGGCAGCCGGCCCGCGCGGCCGCCGCCCTGGAACGGGTCAGCCCGCGGGCCCGCGCCAGCGGCACCCAGTGGGCCCTCGGGCTGGAGGCACGCTCGCGGGCGCTCACCAGCACCGGGCCGGCCGCCGAAGCCCTGTACCGCGAGGCCGTCCAGCGGCTCAGCGAATGCCGGATGGCCACCCACCTGGCCCGCGCCCACCTCGTCTACGGCGAATGGCTACGCCGCGAAGGCCGCCGCCAGGACGCCCGCGAGCAGCTTCGCACCGCCCACGAACTGCTGTCGGGCATGGGCGCGGAGGCGTTCGCGGCACGCGCCGCCCGCGAACTGCGCGCCACCGGTGAGCAGCCGCGCAAGCGGACGGTCCAGCCGGCCGATGCGCGCACCGCCCAGGAACTGCTCACGGCGCGGGAGCTGCTCATCGCCCGGCTGGTGGCCACCGGGGCCACCTCCGGTGAGATCGGCGCCCAGCTGTTCCTGAGCCCGCGCACGATCGACGCCCACCTGCGCAACATCTTCCGCAAGCTCAACGTCACCTCTCGCCGGCAGCTCAGGAACCTGCAGCTTCCCTGA
- a CDS encoding MFS transporter, which produces MTRDDRKVLASTLAGTTIEWYDFFIYAQAAGLVFGPLFLAPVNERAPGLATLISLATIGISFLFRPLGAIIAGRYGDRLGRKRMLVLTLLLMGAATTLIGLLPTYETIGVAAPIALILLRILQGFSAGGEWGGAALLAVEHAPRERRGWWGAFPQIGVPIGLILATGVLWIMSTVTTPEQFQAWGWRVPFLLSLTLIVLGYLVRRAVEESPVFKELQQRTRTSAAPLRDLFRGHTRNVLLTALIFVANNAAGYLIIAYFISYGTATLGLPRPSVLLATVAGSIGWLVFTLYGGVLSDRIGRVRTFQIGYALVFAWMIPLFLLMETRDIWLFTLAIIVLTIGLGLSYGPMSAMYAEMFPASVRYSGVAIGYALGAILGGAFAPTIAQALVQGTGSALSVGAYIMVLCVISLAAVTAVKEPKGTDLGLGERPLA; this is translated from the coding sequence ATGACCCGCGACGACCGCAAGGTCCTGGCCAGCACCCTGGCCGGCACCACCATCGAGTGGTACGACTTCTTCATCTACGCCCAGGCCGCCGGCCTGGTGTTCGGCCCGCTCTTCCTGGCGCCGGTCAACGAGCGGGCCCCCGGCCTGGCCACGCTCATCTCGCTGGCCACGATCGGCATCAGCTTCCTGTTCCGGCCCCTCGGCGCGATCATCGCCGGCCGCTACGGCGACCGCCTCGGACGCAAGCGCATGCTCGTGCTGACCCTGCTCCTCATGGGCGCGGCCACCACCCTCATCGGCCTGCTGCCCACCTACGAGACGATCGGCGTGGCCGCGCCCATCGCGCTCATCCTCCTGCGCATCCTCCAGGGCTTCTCGGCCGGCGGCGAATGGGGCGGCGCCGCCCTGCTGGCGGTGGAGCACGCGCCCCGCGAGCGCCGCGGCTGGTGGGGCGCCTTCCCCCAGATCGGCGTGCCGATCGGCCTCATCCTCGCGACCGGCGTCCTGTGGATCATGAGTACGGTCACCACGCCGGAGCAATTCCAGGCGTGGGGCTGGCGGGTTCCGTTCCTGCTCTCCCTGACCCTGATCGTTCTCGGCTACCTCGTGCGGCGGGCCGTCGAGGAGAGCCCCGTGTTCAAGGAGCTGCAGCAGCGCACCAGGACCTCCGCCGCGCCGCTGCGCGACCTGTTCCGCGGCCACACCCGCAACGTGCTGCTCACCGCGCTCATCTTCGTGGCCAACAACGCCGCCGGCTACCTGATCATCGCCTACTTCATCAGCTACGGCACCGCCACGCTGGGCCTGCCCCGGCCGTCGGTCCTGCTCGCCACCGTCGCCGGCTCCATCGGCTGGCTGGTCTTCACCCTGTACGGCGGGGTGCTGTCCGACAGGATCGGCCGGGTGCGCACCTTCCAGATCGGGTACGCGCTCGTGTTCGCCTGGATGATCCCGCTCTTCCTACTGATGGAGACCCGCGACATCTGGCTCTTCACGCTGGCGATCATCGTCCTGACCATCGGGCTCGGGCTGTCGTACGGGCCGATGTCGGCGATGTACGCCGAGATGTTCCCCGCCTCGGTGCGCTACTCCGGCGTCGCCATCGGCTACGCGCTCGGCGCCATCCTGGGCGGCGCCTTCGCCCCCACGATCGCCCAGGCCCTGGTGCAGGGCACGGGATCGGCTCTGTCCGTCGGCGCCTACATCATGGTGCTCTGCGTGATCTCCCTGGCGGCCGTCACGGCGGTCAAGGAGCCCAAGGGGACCGATCTGGGGCTGGGCGAGCGGCCGCTCGCCTGA
- a CDS encoding RNA repair domain-containing protein produces MMRTSEEIYHRIRWDARFDASRFVMGVGQREAAPKRVALAAFTPGGDIPWHRVLFVEADGELVWDRATGLDRLDTCEAGRAREARLLRPPFFTASTPHAWDAAGGWRPAAGGGPGARAEVRVLTWNTLWDRYDSDRIDTARRRPLLLAALRESGADVIALQEVEPALLSMLLAAPWVREGYTLGTDPYGTDVDDGGLLLLSRLPVREAARHELGPHKAVAAVVVESAAGPVTVAVTHLTSDHSADGAARRRAELAAIAEGLAGVDGDVVLAGDFNDGTDTPAAALGLRDAWAEAYGPDGTPTFDPAVNPLAALSSRSGRAARLDRILLRGRPRVVSAALRGDTPDPAGLYISDHFAVEAVLDLTGAAGERGVLDVAPTARTAVAWLPPDELWPAIQEVRQARDPQVRRWPPHVNLLFGFVPESEFEAAAPLLAAAAAEVGPFEARLEGVRVFRHRDHVTAWLDPAAADPAPWERLHEALRRRFPRCGGRPEGYTPHLTLGRTEDPLRVAAMPARVGELVLLSRRGDEPMRARARVTLGTGELRWLPDAVAEGNAPVAGSEGVLRRLEEVLAPGVVHVAGSRRMGCELPGADLDLVVVLPGEPDLAEVEALVRAALPGSSRVRRVVGARVPGLRLRTGRLDVDLTVVPSGSVPPSRAVDRRAELGLAAATALSAVSDAVAVRAAAGDDHERFARLARQVKAWARARGLDSAPFGGLPGLAWTVMAARTVHGGGDPLSRFFGTWAAWNWRDPIGLGPAAAVAEPAPVVVLTPSAPVRNCARQVTAGGLELLTQELYRAWELVEDGRSAELAAPPPLHRRHAAWAVVTVRSAELDVLLGRVRGRMLELIGALEEAGVADVHAWPRPFDSGPGHARYAIGLGRTPPSAERLAGIAGRWAGDLPGVTVERAGGGAVPTLR; encoded by the coding sequence ATGATGCGGACCAGCGAGGAGATCTACCACCGGATCCGCTGGGATGCGAGGTTCGACGCGTCCCGGTTCGTCATGGGGGTCGGCCAGCGTGAGGCCGCTCCCAAGCGGGTCGCGCTGGCCGCGTTCACGCCGGGAGGGGACATTCCCTGGCACCGGGTGCTGTTCGTCGAGGCGGACGGCGAGCTGGTGTGGGACCGGGCCACGGGGCTCGACCGGCTCGACACCTGCGAGGCGGGCCGGGCGCGGGAGGCGCGCCTGCTGCGCCCGCCGTTCTTCACGGCCTCGACCCCGCACGCCTGGGACGCGGCGGGCGGCTGGCGTCCCGCCGCCGGGGGCGGGCCCGGCGCGCGGGCGGAGGTGCGCGTCCTGACGTGGAACACGTTGTGGGACCGCTACGACAGCGACCGCATCGACACCGCCCGCCGGCGCCCGCTGCTGCTCGCGGCGCTGCGGGAGTCCGGCGCGGACGTGATCGCGCTGCAGGAGGTCGAGCCCGCGCTGCTGTCGATGCTGCTGGCCGCCCCCTGGGTGCGGGAGGGGTACACGCTCGGCACCGACCCGTACGGCACGGACGTGGACGACGGCGGGCTGCTGCTGCTCAGCCGGCTGCCCGTGCGGGAGGCGGCGCGGCACGAGCTGGGCCCGCACAAGGCGGTGGCCGCCGTCGTGGTGGAGAGCGCCGCCGGGCCTGTCACGGTCGCGGTCACCCATCTGACCAGCGATCATTCGGCCGACGGCGCGGCGAGGCGGCGGGCCGAGCTGGCCGCGATCGCCGAGGGGCTGGCCGGCGTGGACGGCGACGTGGTCCTGGCGGGCGACTTCAACGACGGCACGGACACCCCGGCGGCGGCGCTCGGCCTGCGGGACGCGTGGGCGGAGGCGTACGGGCCCGACGGGACGCCGACGTTCGATCCGGCCGTCAACCCGCTGGCGGCGCTGTCGTCGCGGTCCGGGCGGGCGGCGCGGCTGGACCGGATCCTGCTGCGGGGCAGGCCGCGGGTGGTTTCGGCGGCGTTGCGGGGTGACACGCCGGATCCGGCGGGGCTGTACATTTCCGATCATTTCGCGGTGGAGGCGGTGCTCGACCTCACGGGTGCGGCCGGGGAGCGCGGGGTGCTCGACGTGGCGCCGACGGCGCGGACGGCGGTGGCGTGGCTCCCGCCGGACGAGCTGTGGCCGGCGATCCAGGAGGTGCGCCAGGCGCGTGATCCGCAGGTCCGCCGGTGGCCGCCGCACGTCAACCTGCTCTTCGGGTTCGTGCCGGAGTCGGAGTTCGAGGCGGCGGCGCCGTTGCTGGCCGCGGCGGCGGCCGAGGTGGGGCCGTTCGAGGCGAGGCTGGAGGGGGTGCGGGTGTTCCGTCATCGTGATCATGTGACGGCGTGGCTCGATCCGGCCGCCGCCGATCCTGCTCCGTGGGAGCGGCTGCACGAGGCGTTGCGGCGGCGGTTCCCCCGGTGCGGGGGGCGTCCCGAGGGGTACACCCCGCATCTGACGCTCGGGCGTACCGAGGATCCCCTGCGGGTGGCGGCGATGCCGGCGCGGGTGGGGGAGCTGGTGCTGCTGTCGCGGCGGGGTGATGAGCCGATGCGTGCGCGGGCCCGGGTCACGCTGGGCACGGGTGAGCTGCGGTGGCTGCCTGATGCGGTGGCCGAGGGGAACGCGCCGGTCGCCGGTTCCGAAGGGGTGCTGCGGCGGCTGGAGGAGGTGCTGGCGCCCGGGGTGGTGCATGTCGCGGGGTCGCGGCGGATGGGGTGCGAGCTGCCGGGCGCGGATCTGGACCTGGTGGTGGTGCTGCCGGGCGAACCGGATCTGGCCGAGGTCGAGGCGCTGGTCCGCGCGGCGCTGCCGGGGAGTTCCAGGGTGCGGCGGGTGGTGGGTGCCCGGGTGCCCGGCCTGCGGTTGCGTACGGGCCGGCTGGACGTGGATCTGACCGTGGTGCCGTCCGGCTCGGTGCCGCCGTCGCGGGCCGTCGATCGGCGGGCCGAGCTGGGCCTGGCGGCGGCGACCGCGCTGAGCGCGGTGAGCGACGCGGTCGCCGTCCGCGCGGCGGCCGGCGACGACCATGAGCGCTTCGCTCGTCTGGCCAGGCAGGTGAAGGCGTGGGCGCGGGCGCGCGGGCTGGACTCCGCCCCGTTCGGCGGGCTTCCCGGCCTGGCCTGGACGGTCATGGCCGCGCGGACCGTGCACGGCGGCGGTGACCCGCTGAGCCGGTTCTTCGGGACGTGGGCCGCGTGGAACTGGCGGGACCCGATCGGCCTCGGCCCTGCTGCTGCTGTTGCTGAGCCGGCGCCCGTCGTGGTGCTGACGCCGAGCGCGCCCGTGCGCAACTGCGCCCGCCAGGTCACCGCCGGCGGGCTGGAGCTGCTCACCCAGGAGCTGTACCGGGCCTGGGAGCTGGTGGAGGACGGCCGTTCCGCCGAGCTGGCCGCGCCGCCGCCGCTGCACCGGCGGCACGCGGCGTGGGCGGTGGTGACCGTGCGCTCGGCGGAGCTGGACGTGCTGCTCGGCCGGGTCAGGGGGCGGATGCTGGAGCTGATCGGCGCCCTGGAGGAGGCCGGGGTGGCGGACGTGCATGCCTGGCCGCGGCCGTTCGACAGCGGGCCCGGGCACGCCCGGTACGCGATCGGGCTGGGCCGTACGCCGCCGTCGGCCGAGCGGCTGGCCGGGATCGCCGGCCGGTGGGCCGGGGACCTGCCCGGCGTGACGGTCGAGCGCGCCGGCGGCGGGGCGGTGCCCACACTGCGCTGA
- a CDS encoding RNA ligase family protein — translation MRVQYPRTSHLPWSPGVSPDDVRAGDLSGLRGREVVVTEKLDGENTTLYADGLHARSLDSGHHPSRAWVKGLQGRIGGRIPAGWRVCGENVFARHSIAYQGLESWFYGFSVWDGDRCLDWDRTVAFLRGLGIPVPPVLWRGVFDERALRGLRLDPERQEGYVVRAAGGFGREEFAGRVAKWVRPEHVRTGTHWMHAAVVPNGLGAGAALWSVRSGAAPDAGALLAALGVETSIEAGSGVAAEVAARLDAIGRWGDARLAGVLAAVLHARPRAWVAARLAGPLGMAAARRVADVVGLHGGLRRPFPDEERQTGLRRMALAADLGVLHAVAASVPAGGLDGEAREQVEWSALHAEEAGLLGPDPLGPLRAGLRAELAGLGAEVADRCWAEAREAWVRGRLATAGEAVAATWRWRAGRFPRLVQLAGPSGSGKSTFAAGLSGIDAYVSLDDLREARGSRSDQRANQEVLGQALDRLDAALAAGGTVVWDATSLTPHQRGLAGGVARRRDALTTHAVLLVEEDELHRRNAGRAHPVPAHVLAGQARRFVPPYPGQAHRTWYVGARGTVEDVDGVLAEREA, via the coding sequence ATGCGCGTGCAGTATCCGCGTACCTCTCACCTGCCGTGGTCGCCCGGGGTGAGCCCTGACGATGTCCGTGCGGGTGATCTGTCGGGGTTGCGCGGGCGTGAGGTCGTGGTGACGGAGAAGCTCGACGGGGAGAACACCACGCTGTACGCGGACGGGCTGCATGCCCGGTCGCTGGACTCGGGTCATCATCCGTCGCGGGCGTGGGTGAAGGGCCTGCAGGGGCGGATCGGCGGGCGGATCCCGGCGGGGTGGCGGGTGTGCGGGGAGAACGTGTTCGCCCGCCATTCCATCGCCTACCAGGGGCTGGAGAGCTGGTTCTACGGGTTCTCGGTGTGGGACGGCGATCGTTGCCTGGACTGGGATCGGACGGTCGCCTTCTTGCGGGGGCTGGGGATTCCGGTGCCGCCGGTGTTGTGGCGTGGCGTGTTCGACGAGCGGGCGCTGCGGGGGCTGCGGCTGGATCCGGAGCGGCAGGAAGGGTACGTGGTGCGGGCCGCCGGCGGGTTCGGGCGGGAGGAGTTCGCGGGGCGGGTGGCCAAGTGGGTGCGGCCGGAGCACGTGCGGACGGGGACGCACTGGATGCACGCCGCGGTGGTGCCGAACGGGCTGGGAGCGGGGGCGGCGCTGTGGTCGGTGCGGTCCGGGGCGGCTCCGGACGCGGGTGCTCTGCTGGCCGCGCTGGGCGTCGAGACCTCGATCGAGGCGGGGTCGGGGGTGGCGGCTGAGGTGGCGGCCCGGCTGGACGCGATCGGGCGGTGGGGGGACGCGCGGCTGGCGGGGGTGCTGGCGGCGGTGCTGCACGCCCGGCCGCGGGCCTGGGTGGCGGCGCGGCTGGCGGGGCCGCTGGGCATGGCGGCGGCCCGGCGGGTGGCGGACGTGGTGGGGTTGCACGGCGGGCTGCGCCGCCCGTTTCCTGATGAGGAGCGGCAGACCGGGTTGCGGCGGATGGCGCTGGCGGCCGATCTGGGGGTGCTGCATGCGGTCGCGGCGTCCGTTCCGGCGGGCGGGCTCGACGGCGAGGCGCGGGAGCAGGTCGAGTGGTCGGCGCTGCATGCCGAGGAGGCCGGGCTGCTCGGCCCGGACCCGCTGGGGCCGTTACGGGCGGGGTTGCGTGCGGAGCTGGCCGGGCTGGGCGCGGAGGTGGCCGACCGGTGCTGGGCGGAGGCGCGCGAGGCCTGGGTACGGGGCAGGCTCGCCACGGCCGGGGAGGCCGTGGCGGCGACGTGGCGGTGGCGGGCCGGGCGGTTTCCCCGGCTGGTGCAGCTGGCGGGGCCGTCGGGCAGCGGGAAGAGCACGTTCGCGGCGGGGCTGAGCGGGATCGACGCGTACGTGTCGCTGGACGACCTGCGCGAGGCGCGCGGTTCGCGGTCGGATCAGCGGGCGAACCAGGAGGTGCTCGGCCAGGCGCTGGACCGGCTCGACGCCGCCCTGGCGGCCGGTGGCACGGTGGTGTGGGACGCCACCTCGCTCACCCCGCACCAGCGTGGCCTGGCCGGCGGCGTGGCGCGCCGCCGTGACGCGCTGACGACGCACGCGGTGCTGCTGGTGGAGGAGGACGAGCTGCACCGGCGCAACGCCGGCCGCGCCCATCCGGTGCCCGCGCACGTGCTGGCCGGGCAGGCGCGCCGGTTCGTGCCGCCGTATCCCGGCCAGGCCCATCGCACGTGGTACGTCGGGGCGCGCGGGACGGTCGAGGACGTGGACGGCGTGCTGGCCGAGCGGGAGGCATGA